One window of Nicotiana tomentosiformis chromosome 11, ASM39032v3, whole genome shotgun sequence genomic DNA carries:
- the LOC138901060 gene encoding uncharacterized protein, whose product MAKISQTIPQKEKASSSQSAADETPVEPRLEEYVPERFTKCLEQFPISRTGDEDEEEKENDGSALAARMKKTTDVPQAARSMVVHKALPRFEDISEKDSGGVPELLEIEDASHQIQRMGDMSDGALPECLRTEENAPSDSLGVVEIEDSPTFPSFFAEVIQEAQAFGALELNMPHDGRDPFRDLFTGVEDATGTSDASDLFYGVQQALNQAATVHREACSQSRTELHRNDADLQRVTEERNSLKLLLGKMGEEIKDIRAELSKANQDQADLSEQPQQKIEMIGKLREEVDVIKAESLKWKEGMDCFAAQKEAARDQLSSTKNQLQSMKEKGSVQARRIKELEARLASGLAKAEYDAKKAKADADTLVAIYQDDAEATQVQAREAAKTADTRAHWVVELAKCLFWRETPEEIHARGFDLAEDIKMAKELEADA is encoded by the exons atggCGAAAATATCACAAACTATTCCTCAaaaagagaaagcttcatcttcacagtctgCCGCCGACGAAACACCGGTAGAGCCACGGCTTGAGGAGTACGTTCCTGAg cggttcacTAAATGCCTagagcagttcccgatctcaagaactgg ggatgaagacgaagaagaaaaagaaaatgatggGTCGGCGCTGGCGGCCAGAATgaagaagaccaccgacgttccacagGCAGCTAGATcaatggtggttcataaggctctgCCTCGGTTTGAGGATATATCAGAGAAAGATTCCGGCGgagtccccgagttgttggagatcgaagatgcttcccATCAAATCCAACgaatgggggatatgtctgatgGGGCTCTCCCCGAAtgtcttcgaaccgaagagaatgctccaagtgattcacttggggtaGTAgaaatcgaagactcgcccaccttcccttCTTTTTTTGCAGAGGTGATTCAGGAAGCCCAAGCTTTTGGGGCCCTCGAATTAAACATGCCTCATGATGGAAgggatccttttcgtgacctgtttaccggtgtCGAGGATGCTACCGGTACAAGTGATGCATCAGATCTTTTTTacggagtgcagcaggctttgaatcag gccgcaacagttcatcgagaagcatgttctcagtCCCGAACCGAGCTGCATCGAAATGATGCCGATcttcaacgggttacggaggagaggaactcccttaaactcctcttagggaaaatgggagaggaaataaaagacatCCGGGCTGAGTTGTCCAAGGCTAACCAAGATCAGGCCGActtgtccgagcag CCgcagcagaaaattgagatgatcgggaaactccgtgaggaggttgatgtgataaaagcggagtctttgaagtggaaagaaggtatggactgcTTTGCTGCACAGaaagaagctgctcgagaccaATTATCATCGACcaaaaaccaacttcaaagtatgaaggagaaaggctcggttcaagcaagaagaataaaggagctcgaggctcggttggcctctggacttgccaaggccgaatatGATGctaaaaaggcaaaggccgatgcggatacACTCGTGGCCATCTATCAGGACGATGCTGAAGCTACCcaagtccaagcaagagaggcagccaagaccgccgatactcgagcacattgggtcgttgaacttgctaagtgcctaTTCTGGAGGGAGACCcccgaggagatccatgctcgaggtttcgaccttgctgaAGATATAAAAATggcaaaagaactcgaagccgacgcctaa